Part of the Vagococcus teuberi genome, ACATTAATATCTAATATATCTGCTTGGAATTGTAATAAAGAATTATTGTTTGCCGCTCCACCATCTACTTTAATTAACGGAATTTTCACACCAGCATCTTTTTGCATCGTATCAATAACATCTTTCGATTGGTAAGCAATTGCTTGTAGTGTTGCTTTAACAAAATCTTCTTTAGTTGTTCCACGAGTTAAGCCAAATACTGCGCCACGTGCTTCTGAATCCCAATAAGGTGCGCCTAATCCAGTAAATGCTGGTACAACGTAAACACTATTATCACTTGTTGATTCATTTGCTAATTTTTCTGATTCAGCAGAGGAGTCAATCATACGCAAACCATCTCTTAACCATTGAACAGCTGATCCAGCAACAAAGATACTACCTTCTAACGCATAATAAACTTTACCGTTAATTCCGTAACCAATAGTTGTTAATAATTTGTTGTCTGATAATTGAGGTTTTTCACCAGTGTTCATGACGATAAATGAACCAGTTCCATAAGTGTTTTTAATTGATCCTTCTTCAAATGCTAATTGACCAAATAATGCTGCTTGTTGGTCCCCTGCCATACCAGCGATTGGCACTTCACTACCATAGAAGTGGTAACTTTGTGTATAACCGTAAATTTCTGAGTTACTTTTTACTTCTGGTAATAATGATTTTGGAATGTTTAATAACTCTAAAATCTCGTCATCCCACTCTAAGTCATGAATGTTATACATCATTGTTCTAGCAGCATTTGAGTAATCTGTTACGTGAGTTGCTCCGTTTGTTAATTTCCATAATAACCATGTATCAATTGTTCCAAAAGCTAATTCGCCTTTTTCTGCACGTTCTTGAGCGCCCTCTACATAATCTAGAATCCAACGAACTTTTGTAGCTGAGAAGTAAGCATCAACGACTAAACCAGTTTTTTTATGAATCATATCTGCGTAACCGTCTTCATTTAACTTTTCAGCTAAAGGAGCAGATTGTCTTGATTGCCACACAACAGCATTGTAAATTGGTTTTCCAGTTTTTCTATCCCAGATAACTGTTGTTTCACGCTGGTTTGTAATACCTATACCTTTAATTTGAGTTGGACGAACACCTGACTCGATTAATGCGCCGGCTATAACAGATTGTACCGAGTTCCAAATTTCATTTGCATTGTGTTCTACCCAACCGGATTCAGGGAAGATTTGTGTAAATTCTTTTTGAGAACTTCCAACACTATTTCCTGCTTTATCAAAAATAATTGCTCTAGAACTTGTTGTACCTTGGTCTATCGCCATAATATAAGATTTTTCTGTCATGATAATTCCTCCCAAACACTTAAGATAGCGTTTTCTTTTTGATAGATTCATTCTACCCTTTTTTTTATAAAACAAACAGTCAATATTTATTTATTTTTACAAATAATTGACTGTTTCGTGTTGTTTATTAAGTCATACACTACTTAGACCAATTATAATTGGATTTTTTTAACGTTTATTTCTTTTGTCATTTTATTTGTAGAAATATCTCGAATGAGCCGAGTAATATGAATCACATCATACGTTGTACCTAATTCTGATAAAAGATACGTTTGAGCTTTAGCGTGATTAATTGGCTTGTTGCTTATCACTAAATCAAATGATTTAGACGCATCATACTCCATACATCTCACACCATTTAAACAATTTAGTTCTTTAATCAAGCGGGTGGTTGATACTTCTTGATACACATCTTCTAATACAAGTTTGACACCAATTGTTACAGTGCGATTAATTTGACTATCGATTAACGCAATAATATGAAGATACTGTAATTTTGAGTAGTCAATTAGCGTCTTATTATGGTCTAAGCTTAGTCCTTCATAGTCTCCTTCGACTGACGAAAAAAGTCTTTCAATTAACGGTGAAATTACATGCCCTGACCATTCTTTTTCGGTTTCTATAATGTATTCACGTGATAATACTTCAATAATTCCTCTAAAAAAATATAATCTATAATGCACACGTGACAAATAATAATTAACTTGGCTTTCCAATTGATGTGATAGCTTTAGTGGTGCATAGTATAAAATCAACGACTCTAAAATAAAGGTATCCACTAATTCAACCGGTGTAAATTTGGAGCGAAGTATCTCATATTTATAAAAATCATTTTGAGACATCGCTTGAAAACTCATTAAAAAGCAAAAATGAATCATTGCTTCTTCCTCATCTACTTCAACAGCGTAGTGCCCTAAAACACGTAAAACAATTGATTTTAACTCAAGATAAAGTGTGTCTCGTTCATAAGGTTCTATTGCTTTTTTTAGTTCTGTATAGATTGGTGAGGCGTAACTAATCCTTTTTTTTGAAATAATCAGCCATAGATTAATACGTTTCATGTTTTCAAGTAAAAAATTAACACCTAATCCTCGCTCTATTGCGACAATCAATGATTGTTGTTTAAATGATATCTCTTTTTGTGCATAATTATCTAAATACCAATAAAAGCAATAGTAAAAGTAACGAATCTGACTTTCTTCTCCAACTAACTTTCCCTGCCAAATAGTCAATCCAAACTCTTTCAGCGACACATTCAACTCTTTAATTTTACGAAAAAGTGTCGACTCACTGATTCCTATTCTATTAGTCAATGCAACTGTTGAATACTCAAAATGATGATACAGATAGTTCATAATTTGATATTTAATGGAGTCTTTATACAAATGTGTTTCAATCACTTCTAAAGAAAAACTGGGAGCTAACTCTAACATGACAAGTGCCCCATCATAAAACAAAGTTGCTTCTTTTTTATATGTATCATTGATCCACATCAAATCCTCAATGTACGTTTCAAGAGATGATTTACTAATACCAAGCTCCTTGGCTAATGAGCTAATCTTCGACGTACCACCACGAAGTAATAGACTTTTTAGAAGTTGTAATTGTTTGGCTTCTTTTTTTTCAAGTAACTCATCAAATCTCACCCATATCATCTCCTTTTCCAAACACATCCGGCAGACCTAACGATGTATTCGCAAAAACAGCATTGTAGAAATGAGGTAATTGACTAAGATTCCTTATATCTATCCTCTCTTTTATCATTAGGGCAAAGGTGTTTATTTTATCTAAAATTGGTTCTTTAGAAATAAGCTGCACACCCAACAAGTGATAATTTTTCCCACCATAAACTAATTTAATACTAACTTCTTTTTTACTAACTGTTGATATTGGCAAGGTAATAATCACACTTTTAACTTCCGCATCATATAAAAAATCTTCTGATTCCATTAAACCAGTACTCGCCAAATAATGATTAAATAATTTAATTCCAACTGTTTTTAACATTGGTCTAAGGGTTTCTTTTTTTTCCACAATATTTTTGGCACACGTCATACTCGTTTGTACCGCATTGACAATCAATGGGGCATAAACTCGTGCATGAAATAGAAAACTTGGCACTTGTATCAAGTCCCCTATCGCATAAACGTCAGGAATAGATGTTTCTAAATAATCATCAACATAAAGTGTATTATCACTATTAGCTCGTAGTTGTTGATTAAAAATAGATAATTCAGGTCGTACACTATTTGCACTAAGTACCATCTTATCAGTGATGTTCATCGTTTTTCCATTTGATAGTACTAACCTAGACTCATCAATTTCCTTTACTGTCTCACTAAAATGAAACGTCATATTGGGAATGTCTCCTGTTGTAGTGTAAAAAGATTCTAAAAAATCCTTATCGAAATACTTATATAGCGGATAATCCATCGTCTCAATGATATGGACTTTTTTTCCTTGATAGATTAACCCACTCGCAAGCTCCATTCCAGCTTGTCCAGCTCCTATAACTATAACTTCATCAATATTACTTAATGTGTTTAATATCTGTTCAGCTGATTCTTTATCTTTATACGTTTTAATACGATCAAAATCATCTTCCATTTTTGATGATTTTTGTGATGAGCCAGTTGCTAACACTAATTTATCAAAGGACATCAATCCTTTTGTTGTATCGATTGTTTTACCCGTAAAGTCATAGGATAAAACTTCTGTATCCGTTAATACATTAATCCCAGTCTTTTCTAATTCTTTCTTTGTCATAAAATAGGCTTCTTCTAATGAATCAATTTCACCATTCAACAGCATAGATAACCCACTAGGGATATAACCTATTTTTGCCTTTTTTTCTATCAGTACCACATCAAATGACGGATACAACTCTTTTACCTTAATCGCACAATGAATGCCCGCAAATGAGCCACCAACGATTATTACCTTCATTTCTACCCACCTCCAACACCAATAAAAAATCGATTTCTTTAGTATCTTAAAACACATGCTTTATAAATCGATTCTAGCAAATATTTAACTGTTTTAACATCTTTTTATTAGTCTTCAATTACTAACTCATAAGCAAAACGTTCACCATCGATATCAGAGGCAACATATACTATCCCTCGGTAAACAAAATCAAACTTTTCTAATAAAGCTTGCATGGTTAAATTCACTCTGTGCGTATCGATTCTCACAGCTGAGCAACCTTTACTTAATGAAATGCTCAATATATTAGAGAAAAAATAATTTGCTAACCCACATCCTTGATAGTTAGATGAAATGGCTACTCGGTGAATCACAACATAATCAGACGTTTGCTGCCAATTGGATAGGATCTTATAATCTTCATCCTCTTGATTAATCATAGCTAAATAACCAACCACTTGGTTATAATAAACTAAGACATAGCCATAATGATGATCAATATCATCATAAACCATTGACTCATTTGGGCTGCCTTCTTGCCATTGTGGACTTCCACTTTTTTTTAATACTTCCTTTGCTTCTTCAATGATGGTCACTATTTGTGGTACATCTTCTTTTCTCGCTAATCGTGTATAAATCACGTCACTCTTCCTCTACGTTTAGTTTTAAAAATTATACCATATAAACAAAAAAAGCATCCTCTCAGATACTTTTTTCGTTTATATTAATGACATAATAATTGGTAATGTTACCATACTTGTGACAGTTGTCAATGCAATATATTGTGATACTTTTGTTCCTGCACCAGCATATTCTTCTGCCAAAATAGCATCCAGCGAACCTACTGGCATTGAAGCAAGCAGCACTAAAACACCTAAAATAGTTGGATCTGTGATAAAAAATTTCAATACTGGAATAAAAATAATGGGTATAATAATCGCTCTAACAAATAGAAATTGTAAATTATCTTTATCAAAGAACAACTCTTTTAGTTTTACTTGTGAGAACAAACTACCATTGATAATCATTGATAAAGATGCCGTCATAATCGACAAATCAACATTAAAAGTATGAATTGGTTTTGGTAATTTTACACCAAACATAAACAACGCAAAACCTACTACAGCTGCTAAAATAGCTGGTGTGGTCAAAATACTTCGAATTCTGATTTCTCGACTATTTGATAAAAACATAATCCCTACTGTGAATAAGAACAAGCTTGTTACTGTATTACACACAACTAAGACAATCAATCCAACTTCACCATATAATTTTCCAACAATCGGAATTCCGATAAATAATATATTGGAAAAAGTTAAACTAACTACCCATAAACTTCGTAACATATCTTTTTTCTTAAATAAAGTTGCAATTAAATACGTAATAAGTAATGTCGCCACAATCATAATAAATGTATAAATAGCCGTTTGTTTCATCATAATTAATAACCGGTCACTTTTATCTACTTGAAAACTATTAATAATGGCCGCAGGTAAAGCAACTGTTGTCAGTAAATAACCAATATAAATATTGGCTCCTGGTGAATACTTACCTCGTTTATTTAACCAAACACCTACAAACATAAAAAAAATTAATACAATTGTTTCATTGAACACGGTCATTCCCAACTTACTTTCCCCCAATTCTTGACGCTACACATCCATACTTACTAAACGTCTGAACCCATTTTATAGCTCACTCAAAACACTGTCAATGCGGACATTATAAAGAATAGGCTTACATTCAATTATTTTTTTATTGGAGGGTTAATCAATAAAAATAAAAAAGAGGCCGACACAAAAGTATTATAAGAGAAAAATCCCATGAAATCCGTTAATTACAACGTTGATTTCATAGGATTTATATTTTGATAGTTAAGTGATTTTTATTTAAAAAGTTGCTTTTGGGTCAACTTCTTAAAATAATTCATTTATTTAGCGGATCTATTTCTTGATAAAATCGTTGAATTGTTTTTTCATTATATTGTATATAATCAAATGATTTAAAATTACCTTCAAATTGATAAATACGATGCAAACCATGATATATATCTTCTACTTCTATCCCCTCAGTTAACATACCATATTCTTCATTTTTTCCAATAACATTAATATTTGCAGGAATATTAGAACCTAATATTTTTAAACCCAAAACCATAGATTCTAGCAATACCATTGGTTGCCCTTCATAATATGAGGGTAAAATAAATAAATCTGTTTTTTTGATAAAATTAAAAGGATTTTTAATATGTCCTAATAAAAATACTTTACCTTGCATTTTCTCAGTCTTAACAGTTTCGGTTAATGAGGCTTCCAGAGGTCCTTTTCCTAGAATAAACAATCGACTGTTTGGAACATCTTGATTAAATCTAGCAAAAGCTTGAATTAAATGTGTTTGATTTTTCTCAGGTGATAGCCTTCCCATATTTACAATATTATAATAATTTGAATCAAAACTTGGGACTTTTTGATAACTCAAATCAACCCTAGGTAATCTAAATTCTTCTGTATTATTTTGTTTTTCTTTTTCTTTAAAATTAAAATAGACATCTTCTGATACAGTATCAATAAAATCAGCTTGAACATATCCTATACTTTCTTCAAGACTAAGACAAATATGATAATATTTGTCTTCTCCTACCCATGCAATTTTATCGATTAAAAAAATCTCATCAACATAATTTTCTGATGTGCTAATAATCATACTATTTGTGGTTCCTTTTGGTTCACTATAAATATTTACTGACACATTAGTATTGAACTTACCATATAATGTTGTTCTTTCTATTTTTGACGTATAACCAACAGGAGAAACTAACTCTTTTTTCTTCAATTTACCATTGAAATAAAATTTTAAAGGTGATATAGACGTTAGTTTATGCGTTCTTTTCAAAGGACGAGGAGACATCCAACCGATTACTTTTCCGTTATATTTTACTCTAACATAACGTCCTCCACTAGTCTTGGCTATTTTATCAGTTTCAATATATCTATCTTTAAAATATCCAATATAGGTTATTATTTCATCTGTTTCATTATTTTTACGAATTTGATTCCAAATTGGTTGTTTTAAAGGGTATGATGCAGTTGAAATAGTATGATACGGTTTAACATTATATAATTCGAATTCCTCTTCTTTAACATAATTTTGATCAATCCAGCCTACGTATATATCATTTACACTAATTTTGACGTAAATCTTGTCATGAAATAAATAGCTAGCGTATTGTGTTATTTTATCATCTAATCGCAATGATAGTCCAAATGATTTTTCTAGCTCTAAATCAGATAAATTTTTATAAACTTTAATAGTAGTATTATTTAAGACTTTAAGCCGCTTCCTTTTAACTATTAACTTTTCACCATCTGATTTAACCGATGAGTTTTCTTTCCCCAATATCTGATTGATATTAATTGTATTGTATACATAAGACATTTGCTCTTTAGTTACATAGTCGCCTAATTTTTTTAAGTTAACATCTCTTGTCATGGGTGACACACTTAATAATTTATCAAACATAAAGTAAATAGAAAATAGTGCATTTAAGTCATTGTACTGTGGCATTTTGCCATCAACTTCCCTCATTGAATCAGCTACCAAATCATTATGCATAAATGCCACATACTTTTCTGCATTGGCCGATAAAATATGACGCCCCCAGAAATAACTATATCCACTAAAATCTATTGATACATCAAACTCAAGATTAGCTGTCAATCGAGCCATTTCTCGTACATAAGCCTGTTTTGGATAAGCATTTCTATTATTTTTCGGTAAACCATTGACATTAAAGTTACTATCTAACTTTTCCTCTTCCTTACTGAAAATAGCATGACCAAATCTAAAAATCAATCGAGCGTTTTTATTAATCTCTTCAATATTTTTAACCGATTCAATCGGACTTCTAGAATTTAATATAACTGTGACATCATATTTGTCATAATCAATATTGTTAACTAAATTTAATGCACTAGATGTAATTCCATTACTTTTCATTGCTCCGGGAAATAGTAAAATCTTTTTCTTGTCGGAGTCAACGTGATATTCTTTCATATCTTCTATCTTTTTGTTTTCAAAAATTCGCTCAATATATTTTTTTGTCACATTTCCATCGTCATAAGATACCATTTTTTTTGCCAACGTTTTATAAGCATTTTGATAGTCCTTAAAATATTCTTTCACATGACTGATACAATCAAATAAATCTGGTAAAGTCTCTGCAGTTGGCCCTGGTAATTCACTTTCTTCTAAATACATTCCTCGGTTTCTTTGATACAAATCTTTATCCCACGCATAAAAAATAATTGGTTTATTTGTCACTAAAAAATCAAAAAATATACTAGAATAATCTGTCACTAAAATATCCGTAATAGCCAATACTTCATTGGCATCAATTAAATCTGACACTAAATGTTGACTTACCCTTCCATCCTCTAAGACCTTGTTTGCAATAAAGGGATGAACTTTAACTAGTACATCATATTCATTTTTAAATTGATTAGCTAACTGTAATGTTTCTTCAACAATTTGATCAATATCATCTGTGGTATTGTGAACAGAACTTCCTTTCCACGTCGGGCAAAATAAGATGATTTTTTTTTCAGTTAATTTTGCACCATAGTTTTCAATTTTTCTTACAATCTCACTCCTATTAGAATTAAGAGTAAAATCAATTCTTGGATAGCCACCTTCTAGAACTATCCCTGGATAAATACCTTCTAATTTGTAGCTTTTTATAAAAATTTCTGATGTATGAGCGTTAGGTGACAAAATATAATCTGCCATTAAGAAATTTCTTAAAACATTTTGTGAATGATTAGGATTTCCAGGAATATCAAACCCCATATGTTTTAATGGTGTTCCATGCCAAGTATTAATATACACTTGCTCTTTTTTCTTAACAAAAAAAGATTCAAATGTTGAGTTATTAATCAAATATTTCGCTGTTAGCAATACGTTTACGTACTCCAAACTATTCCGTTCAACAAATGTTACTTTTTTTTGTAAATTTTGCGGAATGCTTTCTTTAATAAATGGAACATCAGGATTAATAACCCAGACGTGTTTATACTTCGAAAAACGAGTATCACTAACTAAGGATAAAAACATAGCATATGGTGAATCAACAATTGATTTTCCATCTCTTGATTCATAAACAATTAAGTACTCATCAACAGTTGTCGACTCATAATTGGCACCATAATACTGACTCTTTTTCTTGTTGAAGTCACTTTTAAATTTTCTTTTTAATTTATATAAAACCATTTTAAAGTCCTTTCCATACTGATACTTCTATTAATTAATAGTACGCACCTACCCTTAAAGTAGCCATCCAAATTAAAAATAATATGGATATAAATAATATCGTTTTGTCATAGACTTTTTCATTAAAATAAGTTTGTTGGTTTAAATCATCTACTGCAAAAACCTTCTCTGACAAATTCAAAATAAATGTTAATAAAATAAATATACCAAAGAAATATCTTCCTTGAACACCTTTAATAATAGGTTCTCCAACACCTGTAAACGTTAAATACATAATAAAATTAGTTAACAAAATAATCCCTAGTGACACACCAATAATGGCTAATTTAAAAAATGGATTGATTTTATTTACCAACCGTCTTGGATACATAAAGACAACCGAACCAATAAACATCAAGTATAAGGCATACGCAATATCAGAAACATGATATGACCAACCAAACGTAAAATATTGTTTTAATAGCAACACTGTATTTGTTCCACCAATCAACATTGATTGAAGAAATGCCTTAGGATGAGAGATTATATGACTAATTTGCTTACTTTGGTCAACTGAACCAGGTAAATCTGTTGGTTCTAATGTCGAATAATATTTAGTCCATAACAAACCAACTGCAATAATTAATACAATCGCAATAAAATTACTTAGATAAACTTTTTTCGACTCATATCGTTTGATAGGGATAAATAGCATCAACCCAATCAACATAATATATGGTAATTTTGTAAAGGCCATCAGTCCACAAAGAACTCCTACCACTGCCACATCTTTATATGTGATTGCTTCTTTTTTATCAAATAATTGAATAAATTTCGCTGCTATCAATAAACATAGGCCGTAAAAAAAAGCATCCTGACTAAATGATGCAGCGATATAGACAGGTAAATGTTGTATAGAAAAAACTGCAATAATCATTTTCCATTTTCCAGCCATTTTCACTGCAAAAAATGCCATAATAGCATACATTAATAAATTAAAAAAGCGTCCCAAATAGAACATGACTCCTAAATTACCATTAGATAACACTTTACCCAACCAAATACCAAATGCACTTGGTAAATACATCACTGTACTGTATGGTCTCGTTGCTTTAATTTTTGTTTCACTTTGCTTATTTTTATCAGTTTTCATACTAAATAATTTTGTATGAAAGAAGTTTTTCTTTGGATCTAACCTATTTATACCATTATATCCAGTCATTTTGTTCAACTTGTCATAATCTTTAGAAATCTGTAACTTATCATTATCATTTTGTAATTTGAAATTTCCCTCTGATATATAGACGGCTCGTCCAAAGTGAGCTGGCTCATCTAACACATCAAATACAGGAGAAAAAATAACAAAAAAAGAACCCATCATAACAATTGTCACAAATACAACATTTTCTGTTTTAAAAAATGATGTTGCTAAAATAGGAATAATCGATAGACCAAAAATTAAAACAACAAACTTCCAATAGACATTATCAAAGCCTGTGGAATAACTTGCTCCAAATATTGTTAACCCAGCAGCAATAAGTAGAAGATATTTATTTTCCCAGCAGACATCAAATAAAGATTTTATTGATTTTTCCATTTGTTCAATCAAACTCTTTCTCTTTCGTAGATTTTAAAAAAACTCTGTTGATTAACCTTTATTAATCAACAGTGTTCCCGCTAAAATAAGTACGATACCAATGATTCCATATAAACTAATCTCTTCTTTTAAGACTACTGAGGATCCAACTAGTATCAATACATTTGTTATTCCCAATCCTAAAGGAACAATATAACTAACATCAGATTTTGAAATGATAATCATCCATAAAACAAAACTTCCTAAATAACATAATAAACCCAAAATGCTTAATCCAGGAAAATTCATATTCAACTGATTATTAATGATTTTGATTGATAAATCTGATGAACCTAATTTAAACAAGATAATACCTGATGAAGATAGTACCACGTAAATAAGAAATAATATCATTGATTCCTCTCCTTTTCTTCTGATTTTTCTTTTAAGATTGACACTTCTTGAATTAATTTTTTTATTTCATTACTTTGTTTGGTGATTTGTTTTGTAGAAGAAATCAGTTGAAGTAAACTAAACAACACTGCCATCACCAATAAGAAATTAGACATTGTTTCAAATCCTAAAACCTTACTTAACGATTCTGGTATACTAGGAAATACAGCAAACACCACCATAATGAGAGCTACTGCTAACCACATCAATGAATATTCTAAGCTAAACGTAGATTTTCTAATAGAACGAACCACAAAAAATAAAAAAAGTAAGGAAAAAAGAATCATTGATAAGTATAATGCATCCATTTCTCTAGTCCCCCTTATCCGACAGTAAAATAATAGACGTTAACACTTCGACCATGTAACGAACTGATTTAAATGGTGTAATAGAAGATTTTCCTTCTGTTCTTTCAAACATATTCACACCAATTTCTTTAACTCGTCTATTTTGTTTAATAAGAATAGCATTCGTCTCTGGTTCCGGATATTTTCGAGGATAGTTTTTAGCAAAATACTCAATAATTTGCTTATTAGCTGCACGATAACCCGAAGTCACGTCTAATATCGTCACACCTGTTCTCATTTTGATAAAAAATGAAATCAAATTAATTCCCATTCGCCTAAATACAGATGTTTTAAACTCTGATGGTGATCCTTCAACAAATCTAGAGCCTATAGTAAAATCTGCTCCACTCTCCATAATTGGCGTAATTAAATGCTCTAAAGATTCGATATCATGCTGACCATCACCATCAAACTGTACAGCAATATCATAATTGTTATAATAAGCATATAGATAGCCTGTTTGCACAGCACCACCTATACCTAAATTATTAATTAAATGAATACTAGGAATATCATGAGTTATTAATAACTCTCTAGTATTGTCTTTAGAACCATCATTAATCACAATATAATCTAAATCAAACGATATTTTTTTCTTATAATCTTCTATAGACTGAGCTGTTTGTAAGATACTTGCTGCTTCATTGTATGCAGGTATTATAATTAGAACCTTCATCTACACTCTCCTTAAAAAACTTGTTAAAGCATCTGTCCATGTTGGAATCACAAAGCCTAATTGCTTTGTTTTATCTAAGTTTAACACAGAATACATTGGTCGTTTTGCTATTTGTGGATAGTCACTTGAAGTAATTGGAAGTACTTCAACCTCAGTATCCTTTAAAATTTCTCTAGCAAATTCATACCAACTGCACACGCCAT contains:
- a CDS encoding DUF2142 domain-containing protein, whose amino-acid sequence is MIEQMEKSIKSLFDVCWENKYLLLIAAGLTIFGASYSTGFDNVYWKFVVLIFGLSIIPILATSFFKTENVVFVTIVMMGSFFVIFSPVFDVLDEPAHFGRAVYISEGNFKLQNDNDKLQISKDYDKLNKMTGYNGINRLDPKKNFFHTKLFSMKTDKNKQSETKIKATRPYSTVMYLPSAFGIWLGKVLSNGNLGVMFYLGRFFNLLMYAIMAFFAVKMAGKWKMIIAVFSIQHLPVYIAASFSQDAFFYGLCLLIAAKFIQLFDKKEAITYKDVAVVGVLCGLMAFTKLPYIMLIGLMLFIPIKRYESKKVYLSNFIAIVLIIAVGLLWTKYYSTLEPTDLPGSVDQSKQISHIISHPKAFLQSMLIGGTNTVLLLKQYFTFGWSYHVSDIAYALYLMFIGSVVFMYPRRLVNKINPFFKLAIIGVSLGIILLTNFIMYLTFTGVGEPIIKGVQGRYFFGIFILLTFILNLSEKVFAVDDLNQQTYFNEKVYDKTILFISILFLIWMATLRVGAYY
- a CDS encoding EamA family transporter; translated protein: MILFLIYVVLSSSGIILFKLGSSDLSIKIINNQLNMNFPGLSILGLLCYLGSFVLWMIIISKSDVSYIVPLGLGITNVLILVGSSVVLKEEISLYGIIGIVLILAGTLLINKG
- a CDS encoding DUF2304 domain-containing protein, with amino-acid sequence MDALYLSMILFSLLFLFFVVRSIRKSTFSLEYSLMWLAVALIMVVFAVFPSIPESLSKVLGFETMSNFLLVMAVLFSLLQLISSTKQITKQSNEIKKLIQEVSILKEKSEEKERNQ
- a CDS encoding glycosyltransferase family 2 protein, encoding MKVLIIIPAYNEAASILQTAQSIEDYKKKISFDLDYIVINDGSKDNTRELLITHDIPSIHLINNLGIGGAVQTGYLYAYYNNYDIAVQFDGDGQHDIESLEHLITPIMESGADFTIGSRFVEGSPSEFKTSVFRRMGINLISFFIKMRTGVTILDVTSGYRAANKQIIEYFAKNYPRKYPEPETNAILIKQNRRVKEIGVNMFERTEGKSSITPFKSVRYMVEVLTSIILLSDKGD